The proteins below come from a single Tachysurus fulvidraco isolate hzauxx_2018 chromosome 26, HZAU_PFXX_2.0, whole genome shotgun sequence genomic window:
- the mink1 gene encoding misshapen-like kinase 1 isoform X5, translating to MSENAPTRSLDEIDLAALRDPAGIFELVEVVGNGTYGQVYKGRHVKTGQLAAIKVMDVTEEEEEEIKAEINMLKKYSHHRNIATYYGAFVKKSPPGHDDQLWLVMEFCGAGSVTDLVKNTKGNSLKEDWIAYICREILRGLSHLHAHKVIHRDIKGQNVLLTENAEVKLVDFGVSAQLDRTVGRRNTFIGTPYWMAPEVIACDENPDSTYDYRSDIWSLGITAIEMAEGAPPLCDMHPMRALFLIPRNPPPKLKSKKWSKKFIDFIEGCLVKTYPSRPSTEQLLKHSFIRDQPTERQVRIQLKDHIDRTRKKRGEKEETEYEYSGSDEEDENRGDERESSSILNVPGESTLRRDFLRLQQENKERSEALKRQQAQLAAQRRDPEEHKRQLLHDRQKRIEEQKEQRRRLEEQQRKEREMVRQQEKAPHRRLDDMRREEDRRMAEREQEYKRKQLEEQRQSERLQRQLQQEHAYLVSLQQQQQQQQQQEKKPLYHYSKNLDNNKPAWAREVEERSKLNRQGSPKICTTVSDTNIQSRSDSISQSGSAQAAQTPPMQRPVEPQGGQGKFQMAHLVPLKPYAAPVPRSQSLCDQPTKTMSAFPTQDPSPTPTPRPLHSRELVRQNSDPTSESPAPQQRPTRDDHGPWIRLPEIEQPPKIPQRTASIATALNTNLSSGIRHPVRASNPDLSRNDRWERGDSMSLMSNLPQTGSLERHRILSSSKMDSSPILSHDGRHKPGESRTSSRPSRPADHGLYSKERVEEQPRPPVKANDYSSSSESSESSEESESGEGQEEESPSDRPRDPDSDSVNTMVVHEEEEGEGGDEERAGGYGDQTMLVQRTPEKRNHNGYTNLPDVVQPSHSPTDSASHSSPGKDSTYDYQSRGLVKASGKSSFTTFVDLGMYQPSGGTGEPISVGGLGSRFEQLKLEVRKGSMVNVNPTNTRPVSDTPEIRKYKKRFNSEILCAALWGVNLLVGTENGLKLLDRSGQGKVYPLINSRRFQQMDVLEGLNLLITISGKKNKVRVYYLAWLRNKILHNDPEVEKKQGWTTVGEMEGCVHYKVVKYERIKFLVIALKNAVEVYAWAPKPYHKFMAFKSFTDLPHRPQLVDLTVEEGQRLKVIYGSSAGFHAIDVDSGNNYDIYIPVHIQSQVTPHAIVFLPSSDGMEMLLCYEDEGVYVNTYGRIIKDVVLQWGEMPTSVAHICSNQIMGWGEKAIEIRSVETGHLDGVFMHKRAQRLKFLCERNDKVFFASVKSGGSSQVYFMTLNRNCIMNW from the exons GATCCAGCAGGAATCTTTGAGCTGGTGGAAGTCGTGGGCAACGGTACCTACGGGCAGGTGTACAAG gGACGCCATGTGAAGACAGGACAACTGGCTGCTATAAAGGTGATGGACGTCAccgaggaggaagaggaggagatcaAAGCTGAGATCAACATGCTGAAAAAGTACAGTCACCATCGCAACATCGCCACGTACTACGGCGCCTTCGTCAAGAAGAGTCCGCCTGGACACGATGACCAGCTCTgg ctggtgATGGAGTTCTGTGGGGCCGGCTCGGTAACAGACCTAGTGAAGAACACTAAAGGAAACTCCTTGAAGGAGGACTGGATCGCTTATATCTGCCGAGAGATTCTGcgg ggccTGTCACACCTCCACGCACATAAGGTCATCCACAGAGACATCAAAGGCCAGAATGTTCTACTAACTGAGAATGCAGAGGTCAAGCTTG tgGATTTTGGCGTGAGTGCTCAGTTGGACCGGACTGTAGGCAGGAGGAACACCTTCATCGGGACTCCCTACTGGATGGCACCGGAGGTCATCGCCTGTGACGAGAACCCCGACTCCACCTACGACTACAGG AGCGACATCTGGTCTCTGGGAATTACAGCGATAGAGATGGCAGAGGGCGCGCCTC CACTGTGCGACATGCATCCTATGAGAGCGCTCTTCCTCATCCCGCGGAATCCTCCTCCCAAACTGAAGTCTAAAAAATG GTCTAAAAAGTTTATCGACTTTATCGAGGGCTGCCTGGTGAAGACCTACCCGAGCCGTCCGTCCACCGAACAGCTGCTGAAGCACTCGTTCATCAGAGATCAGCCGACCGAGCGCCAGGTGCGCATCCAGCTCAAAGACCACATCGACCGCACGCGCAAGAAGCGTGGAGAGAAAG AGGAGACCGAGTACGAGTACAGCGGcagtgatgaagaagatgagAACAGAGGTGATGAGAGAGAGTCCAG CTCTATCCTGAATGTGCCGGGCGAGTCGACACTGAGGCGTGACTTCCTGCGGCTTCAGCAGGAGAATAAGGAGCGCTCTGAGGCACTGAAGAGGCAGCAGGCCCAGCTGGCAGCACAACGCCGTGACCCAGAGGAGCACAAGAGGCAGCTCCTCCATGACCGCCAGAAACGCATTGAGGAGCAGAAGGAGCAGCGGCGAAGGCTTGAAGAG CAACAGAGAAAGGAGCGTGAGATGGTGAGGCAGCAGGAGAAAGCTCCTCACCGGAGACTCGACGATATGAGACGAGAGGAGGACCGCAGGATGGCCGAGCGAGAGCAG GAGTACAAGAGGAAGCAGCTGGAGGAGCAGAGGCAGTCGGAGAGGCTTCAGAGGCAGCTGCAGCAGGAGCACGCTTACCTCGTCTCCctgcaacaacagcagcagcagcaacagcagcaggaGAAGAAACCGCTTTATCATTACAGCAAGAACCTGGATAACAACAAGCCTGCCTGGGCCAGagag GTGGAGGAGCGGAGTAAACTAAACAGACAGGGATCCCCTAAAATCTGCACTACCGTCTCTGATACCAACATCCAGTCGCGCTCTGACTCTATTAGCCAATCAGGAAGCGCGCAGGCTGCACAGACTCCGCCCATGCAGAGACCCGTTGAACCCCAAGGTGGTCAGGGCAAG TTCCAGATGGCCCACTTGGTGCCTCTGAAGCCTTATGCCGCACCCGTGCCACGCTCCCAGTCCCTCTGCGATCAGCCCACTAAGACCATGTCCGCCTTCCCCACCCAGGACCCCTCCCCTACCCCAACGCCTCGTCCGCTGCACTCCCGTGAGCTCGTCCGTCAGAACTCGGACCCCACGTCCGAGAGCCCCGCCCCTCAGCAACGCCCAACGAGGGATGACCACGGCCCGTGGATCCGCCTGCCTGAGATTGAACAGCCTCCAAAA ATTCCTCAGCGAACGGCTTCTATAGCGACTGCTCTTAACACTAACCTGTCCTCTGGGATCAGACACCCAGTACGAGCCAG caatCCAGACCTGAGCCGCAATGACCGCTGGGAAAGAGGAGACAGCATGAGCCTCATGTCCAACCTGCCTCAGACCGGCTCCCTCGAGAGACACCGCATCCTCa GTTCATCTAAAATGGACTCGTCTCCCATCCTGTCTCACGACGGACGACACAAACCTGGAGAATCCCGAACCTCTTCCAGACCCAGTCGACCAGCG GACCACGGGCTGTACTCGAAGGAGCGTGTGGAGGAGCAGCCTCGCCCTCCGGTGAAGGCCAACGACTACTCGTCTTCCTCAGAGAGCAGCGAGAGTAGCGAGGAGAGTGAGAGCGGGGAGGGACAGGAAGAGGAGAGTCCCTCGGACCG CCCGCGAGACCCGGACTCGGACTCTGTGAACACCATGGTGGTccatgaggaagaggaaggtgaAGGAGGAGATGAAGAACGGGCTGGAGGTTATGGTGATCAGACCATGCTCGTTCAGAGG actcCAGAGAAGCGTAACCATAACGGATACACCAACCTGCCCGACGTGGTTCAGCCCTCCCACTCCCCCACCGACTCCGCCTCCCACTCCTCTCCTGGCAAAGACTCCACCTATGAC TATCAGTCCAGAGGTTTGGTCAAGGCTTCTGGGAAATCCTCCTTCACCACTTTTGTGGATCTCGGCATGTACCAGCCATCAGGTGGAACGGGGGAGCCCATCTCCGTGGGAG gtctagGTTCTCGGTTTGAGCAACTGAAGTTGGAGGTGCGAAAAGGCTCCATGGTCAACGTGAACCCAACAAACACTCGCCCTGTCAGTGACACCCCCGAAATCCGCAAATACAAGAAGAGGTTTAACTCGGAGATCCTCTGTGCTGCACTTTGGG GCGTAAACCTGCTAGTTGGAACCGAGAACGGACTAAAGCTGTTGGACCGCAGCGGGCAAGGCAAAGTTTATCCGCTCATCAATTCCCGCAGGTTCCAGCAGATGGACGTGCTCGAGGGACTTAACCTGCTCATCACCATATCAG GCAAAAAGAACAAGGTGCGGGTGTATTATCTGGCCTGGCTGAGGAACAAGATCCTTCATAACGACCCTGAGGTGGAGAAGAAGCAGGGCTGGACCACTGTAGGGGAAATGGAGGGCTGTGTGCACTACAAAGTGG TGAAGTACGAGAGGATTAAATTCTTGGTAATCGCTCTGAAGAATGCGGTGGAGGTGTACGCCTGGGCCCCCAAACCCTACCACAAATTCATGGCCTTTAAG TCGTTTACCGACCTGCCTCACAGACCTCAGCTTGTTGACCTGACTGTAGAAGAAGGGCAGAGGTTAAAGGTTATCTACGGTTCCAGCGCCGGCTTCCACGCCATCGACGTCGATTCCGGAAACAATTACGACATCTACATTCCTGTCCAC atccaGTCTCAGGTGACTCCACATGCCATCGTCTTCCTGCCTAGCTCTGATGGAATGGAGATGCTGCTGTGTTACGAGGATGAAGGAGTGTACGTCAACACCTACGGCCGCATCATTAAAGACGTGGTGCTGCAGTGGGGAGAGATGCCCACCTCTGTcg CTCATATTTGTTCTAATCAGATCATGGGCTGGGGCGAGAAGGCTATAGAGATCCGCTCAGTGGAGACCGGTCACCTGGACGGGGTGTTCATGCACAAGAGAGCTCAGAGACTCAAGTTTCTGTGCGAGAGGAACGACAAG GTGTTCTTTGCGTCGGTGAAGTCTGGAGGAAGCAGTCAGGTCTACTTCATGACCCTCAACAGAAACTGCATAATGAACTGGTGA
- the mink1 gene encoding misshapen-like kinase 1 isoform X3 encodes MSENAPTRSLDEIDLAALRDPAGIFELVEVVGNGTYGQVYKGRHVKTGQLAAIKVMDVTEEEEEEIKAEINMLKKYSHHRNIATYYGAFVKKSPPGHDDQLWLVMEFCGAGSVTDLVKNTKGNSLKEDWIAYICREILRGLSHLHAHKVIHRDIKGQNVLLTENAEVKLVDFGVSAQLDRTVGRRNTFIGTPYWMAPEVIACDENPDSTYDYRSDIWSLGITAIEMAEGAPPLCDMHPMRALFLIPRNPPPKLKSKKWSKKFIDFIEGCLVKTYPSRPSTEQLLKHSFIRDQPTERQVRIQLKDHIDRTRKKRGEKEETEYEYSGSDEEDENRGDERESSSILNVPGESTLRRDFLRLQQENKERSEALKRQQAQLAAQRRDPEEHKRQLLHDRQKRIEEQKEQRRRLEEQQRKEREMVRQQEKAPHRRLDDMRREEDRRMAEREQEYKRKQLEEQRQSERLQRQLQQEHAYLVSLQQQQQQQQQQEKKPLYHYSKNLDNNKPAWAREVEERSKLNRQGSPKICTTVSDTNIQSRSDSISQSGSAQAAQTPPMQRPVEPQGGQGKFQMAHLVPLKPYAAPVPRSQSLCDQPTKTMSAFPTQDPSPTPTPRPLHSRELVRQNSDPTSESPAPQQRPTRDDHGPWIRLPEIEQPPKIPQRTASIATALNTNLSSGIRHPVRASNPDLSRNDRWERGDSMSLMSNLPQTGSLERHRILSSSKMDSSPILSHDGRHKPGESRTSSRPSRPASYKRAIGEDHGLYSKERVEEQPRPPVKANDYSSSSESSESSEESESGEGQEEESPSDRPRDPDSDSVNTMVVHEEEEGEGGDEERAGGYGDQTMLVQRTPEKRNHNGYTNLPDVVQPSHSPTDSASHSSPGKDSTYDYQSRGLVKASGKSSFTTFVDLGMYQPSGGTGEPISVGGLGSRFEQLKLEVRKGSMVNVNPTNTRPVSDTPEIRKYKKRFNSEILCAALWGVNLLVGTENGLKLLDRSGQGKVYPLINSRRFQQMDVLEGLNLLITISGKKNKVRVYYLAWLRNKILHNDPEVEKKQGWTTVGEMEGCVHYKVVKYERIKFLVIALKNAVEVYAWAPKPYHKFMAFKSFTDLPHRPQLVDLTVEEGQRLKVIYGSSAGFHAIDVDSGNNYDIYIPVHIQSQVTPHAIVFLPSSDGMEMLLCYEDEGVYVNTYGRIIKDVVLQWGEMPTSVAHICSNQIMGWGEKAIEIRSVETGHLDGVFMHKRAQRLKFLCERNDKVFFASVKSGGSSQVYFMTLNRNCIMNW; translated from the exons GATCCAGCAGGAATCTTTGAGCTGGTGGAAGTCGTGGGCAACGGTACCTACGGGCAGGTGTACAAG gGACGCCATGTGAAGACAGGACAACTGGCTGCTATAAAGGTGATGGACGTCAccgaggaggaagaggaggagatcaAAGCTGAGATCAACATGCTGAAAAAGTACAGTCACCATCGCAACATCGCCACGTACTACGGCGCCTTCGTCAAGAAGAGTCCGCCTGGACACGATGACCAGCTCTgg ctggtgATGGAGTTCTGTGGGGCCGGCTCGGTAACAGACCTAGTGAAGAACACTAAAGGAAACTCCTTGAAGGAGGACTGGATCGCTTATATCTGCCGAGAGATTCTGcgg ggccTGTCACACCTCCACGCACATAAGGTCATCCACAGAGACATCAAAGGCCAGAATGTTCTACTAACTGAGAATGCAGAGGTCAAGCTTG tgGATTTTGGCGTGAGTGCTCAGTTGGACCGGACTGTAGGCAGGAGGAACACCTTCATCGGGACTCCCTACTGGATGGCACCGGAGGTCATCGCCTGTGACGAGAACCCCGACTCCACCTACGACTACAGG AGCGACATCTGGTCTCTGGGAATTACAGCGATAGAGATGGCAGAGGGCGCGCCTC CACTGTGCGACATGCATCCTATGAGAGCGCTCTTCCTCATCCCGCGGAATCCTCCTCCCAAACTGAAGTCTAAAAAATG GTCTAAAAAGTTTATCGACTTTATCGAGGGCTGCCTGGTGAAGACCTACCCGAGCCGTCCGTCCACCGAACAGCTGCTGAAGCACTCGTTCATCAGAGATCAGCCGACCGAGCGCCAGGTGCGCATCCAGCTCAAAGACCACATCGACCGCACGCGCAAGAAGCGTGGAGAGAAAG AGGAGACCGAGTACGAGTACAGCGGcagtgatgaagaagatgagAACAGAGGTGATGAGAGAGAGTCCAG CTCTATCCTGAATGTGCCGGGCGAGTCGACACTGAGGCGTGACTTCCTGCGGCTTCAGCAGGAGAATAAGGAGCGCTCTGAGGCACTGAAGAGGCAGCAGGCCCAGCTGGCAGCACAACGCCGTGACCCAGAGGAGCACAAGAGGCAGCTCCTCCATGACCGCCAGAAACGCATTGAGGAGCAGAAGGAGCAGCGGCGAAGGCTTGAAGAG CAACAGAGAAAGGAGCGTGAGATGGTGAGGCAGCAGGAGAAAGCTCCTCACCGGAGACTCGACGATATGAGACGAGAGGAGGACCGCAGGATGGCCGAGCGAGAGCAG GAGTACAAGAGGAAGCAGCTGGAGGAGCAGAGGCAGTCGGAGAGGCTTCAGAGGCAGCTGCAGCAGGAGCACGCTTACCTCGTCTCCctgcaacaacagcagcagcagcaacagcagcaggaGAAGAAACCGCTTTATCATTACAGCAAGAACCTGGATAACAACAAGCCTGCCTGGGCCAGagag GTGGAGGAGCGGAGTAAACTAAACAGACAGGGATCCCCTAAAATCTGCACTACCGTCTCTGATACCAACATCCAGTCGCGCTCTGACTCTATTAGCCAATCAGGAAGCGCGCAGGCTGCACAGACTCCGCCCATGCAGAGACCCGTTGAACCCCAAGGTGGTCAGGGCAAG TTCCAGATGGCCCACTTGGTGCCTCTGAAGCCTTATGCCGCACCCGTGCCACGCTCCCAGTCCCTCTGCGATCAGCCCACTAAGACCATGTCCGCCTTCCCCACCCAGGACCCCTCCCCTACCCCAACGCCTCGTCCGCTGCACTCCCGTGAGCTCGTCCGTCAGAACTCGGACCCCACGTCCGAGAGCCCCGCCCCTCAGCAACGCCCAACGAGGGATGACCACGGCCCGTGGATCCGCCTGCCTGAGATTGAACAGCCTCCAAAA ATTCCTCAGCGAACGGCTTCTATAGCGACTGCTCTTAACACTAACCTGTCCTCTGGGATCAGACACCCAGTACGAGCCAG caatCCAGACCTGAGCCGCAATGACCGCTGGGAAAGAGGAGACAGCATGAGCCTCATGTCCAACCTGCCTCAGACCGGCTCCCTCGAGAGACACCGCATCCTCa GTTCATCTAAAATGGACTCGTCTCCCATCCTGTCTCACGACGGACGACACAAACCTGGAGAATCCCGAACCTCTTCCAGACCCAGTCGACCAGCG AGCTATAAGAGAGCAATAGGAGAG GACCACGGGCTGTACTCGAAGGAGCGTGTGGAGGAGCAGCCTCGCCCTCCGGTGAAGGCCAACGACTACTCGTCTTCCTCAGAGAGCAGCGAGAGTAGCGAGGAGAGTGAGAGCGGGGAGGGACAGGAAGAGGAGAGTCCCTCGGACCG CCCGCGAGACCCGGACTCGGACTCTGTGAACACCATGGTGGTccatgaggaagaggaaggtgaAGGAGGAGATGAAGAACGGGCTGGAGGTTATGGTGATCAGACCATGCTCGTTCAGAGG actcCAGAGAAGCGTAACCATAACGGATACACCAACCTGCCCGACGTGGTTCAGCCCTCCCACTCCCCCACCGACTCCGCCTCCCACTCCTCTCCTGGCAAAGACTCCACCTATGAC TATCAGTCCAGAGGTTTGGTCAAGGCTTCTGGGAAATCCTCCTTCACCACTTTTGTGGATCTCGGCATGTACCAGCCATCAGGTGGAACGGGGGAGCCCATCTCCGTGGGAG gtctagGTTCTCGGTTTGAGCAACTGAAGTTGGAGGTGCGAAAAGGCTCCATGGTCAACGTGAACCCAACAAACACTCGCCCTGTCAGTGACACCCCCGAAATCCGCAAATACAAGAAGAGGTTTAACTCGGAGATCCTCTGTGCTGCACTTTGGG GCGTAAACCTGCTAGTTGGAACCGAGAACGGACTAAAGCTGTTGGACCGCAGCGGGCAAGGCAAAGTTTATCCGCTCATCAATTCCCGCAGGTTCCAGCAGATGGACGTGCTCGAGGGACTTAACCTGCTCATCACCATATCAG GCAAAAAGAACAAGGTGCGGGTGTATTATCTGGCCTGGCTGAGGAACAAGATCCTTCATAACGACCCTGAGGTGGAGAAGAAGCAGGGCTGGACCACTGTAGGGGAAATGGAGGGCTGTGTGCACTACAAAGTGG TGAAGTACGAGAGGATTAAATTCTTGGTAATCGCTCTGAAGAATGCGGTGGAGGTGTACGCCTGGGCCCCCAAACCCTACCACAAATTCATGGCCTTTAAG TCGTTTACCGACCTGCCTCACAGACCTCAGCTTGTTGACCTGACTGTAGAAGAAGGGCAGAGGTTAAAGGTTATCTACGGTTCCAGCGCCGGCTTCCACGCCATCGACGTCGATTCCGGAAACAATTACGACATCTACATTCCTGTCCAC atccaGTCTCAGGTGACTCCACATGCCATCGTCTTCCTGCCTAGCTCTGATGGAATGGAGATGCTGCTGTGTTACGAGGATGAAGGAGTGTACGTCAACACCTACGGCCGCATCATTAAAGACGTGGTGCTGCAGTGGGGAGAGATGCCCACCTCTGTcg CTCATATTTGTTCTAATCAGATCATGGGCTGGGGCGAGAAGGCTATAGAGATCCGCTCAGTGGAGACCGGTCACCTGGACGGGGTGTTCATGCACAAGAGAGCTCAGAGACTCAAGTTTCTGTGCGAGAGGAACGACAAG GTGTTCTTTGCGTCGGTGAAGTCTGGAGGAAGCAGTCAGGTCTACTTCATGACCCTCAACAGAAACTGCATAATGAACTGGTGA